From the genome of Kryptolebias marmoratus isolate JLee-2015 linkage group LG19, ASM164957v2, whole genome shotgun sequence, one region includes:
- the LOC108233373 gene encoding protein eva-1 homolog A isoform X2 encodes MNPIINATSRANMALISNALAAYTYISDHPERAALFFVCGVCLGLFLTLFALVVQISCRTDCQPRQPPPVKKRARPADSSSDSSDSDSDWDTTSDLSARRHRRFERTLHMNVFTSAEELERAQRLEERERIIREIWMNGQPDIPGTRSLNRYY; translated from the exons ATGAATCCCATTATCAACGCCACTTCCAGGGCCAACATGGCTCTAATCAGCAATGCACTGGCAGCTTACACCTACATATCAG ACCACCCGGAAAGGGCTGCCCTTTTCTTCGTCTGCGGCGTGTGTTTGGGCCTCTTCCTCACCCTCTTCGCCCTGGTGGTCCAGATCTCCTGCCGCACCGACTGCCAGCCGCGCCAGCCGCCCCCCGTCAAGAAACGAGCGCGCCCCGCCGACTCGTCCTCCGACTCCAGCGACTCCGACTCGGACTGGGACACCACCTCGGACCTGTCGGCGCGGCGGCACCGGCGCTTCGAGCGCACGCTACACATGAATGTGTTCACGTCGGccgaggagctggagagggcgCAGAGGCTGGAGGAGCGAGAGCGAATCATACGGGAGATCTGGATGAACGGGCAGCCGGACATCCCGGGGACGCGGAGCCTCAATCGCTATTACTGA